The region CGAATTGCACCTTTTGAACAGCTTTAGCCAGTGTATAAATACCAGGCAGTATTAAATACGGAGTATAATTAACAAATGCATATCGACCTGTACGTCATATAGCCCACATGGATCCCCATCGCGTCACCACGCACCGGAATAGCACCCAGCTGCGGATGATCCTGCCGGCCTTCTGCCATCTAGCCGCCCAAGTAAGTACGAGATTACTCAAGGTACTGGCGGCTCATTTTCGTTCTGTTGCGTTATACAATTTCTCATTGATGACTGGCATTCGACGAGATGTTAAGGCTACTGTTTAGCTTGCGATCAAGGTTGGTGCTGCATCCTACTAGATTGCGATTTCGTTCCAGCGAATCTAGCGGTTCATTGTAAACAGCGCGAAGCGACAGCGTTGGGATATGGCTGAAGTACTAGCCGGACAAATCAGATTTTGAGCTGGGTTATCCCTTTCCTGGCACAAGCCGGAGCTTCCCTGCACCCTACCCAGCTattgtctcttccaacacAGCAATAGTGGGTCCCCGATTGGACCAGGTCGTCAACATCTATACAAGTCCCACCGGGCCTTTCTGCGTGTACATTCTCCGGAAAGAGATTTTCTAGTATCTTAGAACCAAGCGTTGGGGAGACCCACGTCGGAATTAGGGTTTGTTGACCGCCGTATATGGCGGCAATTCCGCACTCATAGATTCCAAGCAGCTAACCTTCTCTATAGGAAGCAAATTCCACAAGCCTGAAGACTTACAgacggaaaaaaaaatggtcCACGCACCCAGTCTAACACCAGCTGAAACTACTGAAACAGCAAACGCACAAGGTACTTAAACCATCTTGAGGGATGGGTCAAAAACCCGGCTCTGGTCCAGGTACATACAGACGACTGTACCGCTTGTGTTTTCGTGGACAGAGCGTCATGGTTTGTCGTGGCGCCATGCAAATGAAATCAGGCAGATAAAGGTAGTGTCGATGACTCTGGTCCTGAGATGGAGTTCAGCCATTGTAGGAGCGGCCTGGATTATACCCTCTGTTTCGGTCGTTCCGggcaaaagaaaaacataAGAAGGAACCAGGAGATAGACAGCTGAAGACAAAGGGTGATGGAAATAAATACTATGTTGAGATTGCTGCAGGGAGGAGATACGGTACGCTCGACGAGCGAGCCGGAACATCTCGAAGTACCACACTTGGTTATCGAGCGGCCACCTACCGCCTATGAAGGACTGGACCTGATATTCAGATCATATATCATTGTGGTCAAATTCTCCCCGGCATtaccttcatcctccttcttcagGATCGACTCAGTATTGAAACTCAGGTCGTTGAGTAACCATCCATTTTGTAGTTTTTCTCTTATTTCCCTCTGCCAAACCTCACTACAGGCAAGTCTCCACTGCTCAATgaactcctcagcctcatcctgggTGTTGAACCGCTGATGGCATGCTGACTCGAAATAATCGGTAGCTTTCCTGACATCTCTGCATCATGTCAGAGGATTTCAAGCGCAGTCAACGAAGTGCATACTTGTAGTCCTTGAATACCCCAGTGGATTTTCCATACGCTACCGCATAAAACCTTTCTGTTGACCGGGGAACAGTCTTACTAGCTTGATTGCCTTTGATGACCTCGCTATACTCGCTGAAACCCCTTTTCTGCATGGAGTTGCGCGCTTCTTCAAGAGTATCAAAACCCTCATGATCCGCGCCGTTATATTCCTTAACCCTAGGGTGCGCCTGAGCCCTGGGGAATCATGATTAACACATTTGCCTCATAGGTTGGTATTACATACCAAGAAGACACTATAGTAGGTCGGTCTACGCGGCCTTTGTAGATCGCATAATAGTTTTTTGGTGACATCGTATATCGAAGAAACCAACAATCGGAGTCCGCAGCAACGCGAGGAGAGTCAGACTCTAAATCGGTGAAACTTGACCTTTGACAGAAGAATAGCTCTCGCAGGACGCCTGCAAGGTGGAGGATCCTCACCCCAGGATTTAATAGAGCTCAAAAACAAATCCGATGCTATTGTTCTGAGCCTCCAGGCGTACCTAAAACAACGAGATAAATGCTATCGCGGCATCATTATGTACAGAAATCAAGGGATATTCGCCATCTACAGCCACGTCACTACTTCCAAGCGGGGTAGGTGAAATCGCAATGTGACTGTACTTTTGATGGCTTCCTGTACATGGCGGCGGCGCCATACTCCTTCAGGAATCTAAAAATCACGACAAACTTACTTCCTTATTTGGTAACAAGCGAGGGCGCTGCCGAAAAAGTAGACTTTAACGGATATAGGGGCCTGCTTAATCGTTACAAATCTTAGCTGAACTCACCCACTACTTAGAATGGTATCACTTTTAAATAACAAGGCAGCCAGGTCTATTTTAttaatatataaatatagtACTGGCTTGGAATTGCCCGAAATAAGTGGTGCCACTTCAGCAAACAATTCTAAATCTGCCTTACACTCATGCAGGAGGGTAGTGTTAGGGTAAGATTTAAGGAATATATTACACGCTGCGTAAGATTCTTCCCCGCACATCTGCACTCTGACGCTTTTGACTATTATATCAGAATATCACCATCTACATTGCCTAGTCCGTTTCTGGTCCCTTATTCCGGAACAAATTTATCTGTTGACTTTTAATCCTATTGTTTGAAAGTCCCACTATATATTTCCCGGAGCGTCTGGCTAGCCACTTCCGGAAATGCCTTTATTAAGACTTAAGATTGGATGACTTATCAAGTTGCTTGTATGTTTATACCTTTACCATGATCAATCCCTTAGTAGTTCATGCCTTGCTCGCCACAATAAAATCTCCGCTAAACGTCCTGTCCCTTACGCATCATCGTCCCTGATCACGGCTTCCCTTTCGAGGGGAGGTTTACCCGCACCAGTCTTTTGCAACTCTGATATCTTCCAAGCTCTTACGAGCCAGAGGGAAATGGCTGCGCCCATAAACATAAAGCCTGTGAATATTTGGGCGTGCAGGAAATTCGTTCTGTTGTCGGTGCGTAACCAAAGGGCGAAATGGCCGCAATGAAGCTCGCCATATTGGGAACAAGCTGGCCCCATCGCCGCGAGGCACTGACTGCTATTGAGACTGCCACGTTAGGCTCCTACGAGTCTATAGCTGTACCGGCACGATTAGCCCGCCTCCgcctggaggaggatatggaaacTGTCGCTCCGACTGTAACTGGCAACACGTACCCGGCTACTACCAACATATTTGCCCTGCCCGACGATATTATTCGGGCTTCAGATTCTGACAGGTGCTTAGTCGAGCACGTGGCAAGCAAACTCTCATCGAATGGCGAGTACTTCTGAATAGCGCGGCCGCAGGAGAGATGGGCAAGGCCCGTTACGAACAAGCGAACAGGCTTGTGCAGATACTCAAAGACTACACAAACACAAAACGCAGTACCTGATTTTTTGAATGTGTTGGCCTTGTTGATCAAAGACACCTTCAGCCCCCTCGCATTGGCTTCGCCTTCAGCTTGCCGTTGAGCCCTTCAGGCGGCGACCATAATCCTGTATCATTGCACGATTACCCCTCGATGGAACAGTTCAAACGATTCCTACCATCTTTGGGGGAAAGATTCGAGCACGCGCAAATAATTGCGCGCGGATTTCTTCAGTTCTTCCAATTGGGCTGGCATCTCAAGAGCATTAGCAGCCACATAGTATACTTCCTCCCGGATGGCGCTTCCTGGTCTGTTAGCGACCCACATATCAtgggctttgctttttcttgacCTCAAGAAAAAGGCATATCTGGCCGACAGTCCCGCACCGACGACCTTGAGCTTTACCAGCATCCTAGTTATTAAGGACAGGATACGCCAGGACACAGGCTGCTATACGACATTTACAGCATTGGTATGGTCCTTTTCGAGATTGGAACGTGGCGACCTATTAATTCATACTTCGATAAAATGAAGCAGGAAGACAGACATTTGACCAGCAGGGTTTTTTGTACCAGGCTGACTCGACGCGAAATTGCTAACCTGGGATTTCGAACGGGCACGCACTTTAAGGACGCTGTTTATAAATGTCTTCGAGATAACTTTCAGACAGGCGATGGACTTGAACGGGATTTGGAGTTGAAGCTGGCATTTTTTGAAAAAGTAATAAGAAATTTAGACCTGTGTCGTGCTTAGCTGGATGGGTAACGGATGCGTCTATAAGATTGTTTGGTGAACTAGAATCAACAGGAAGCCTGAGCATGCATGACCAACTTGACTTAGTATTCACCTCTGagatataaaaaaaaaagttctCCATCATTTGCGGGAAGATACCAGTCTGTCAGCTGATTGCACGGCAGATGTTTATATGCGGGAGTCCCGTAATGTCTACTCATCAGAGCCGCCACTCCCATAATTCCGAAGGATGTGGTGTACCTTTCTATCATGCATCGCACTCTTGTTAGGCAGGACGTTTTGCGGTATTGGGATAGGGAAGATAGTTCAATTATCCTATACCGCGTTTTCAACGGCGAATAATGGCTGATTAGCGATCCGAGCGTTCGCGCATCAATAATATCTGTTCCTCTCATGAAGCTCAAGCATATTTTGCTTCCGCCCATGCTATATGGAGAGTCGATAAATTTGCCCTATTGCACATcctttctgtttctgttcGGGCCTTGTTTCCAGAACCCGGCTTGCTATCCGCAGGCCAGCAGCTCTGTTCACGGCAAGTAATCATTGGTCCGCAACATTGTAGAACATATGAATTAGACTAAAAATCTGGATACAGAAGGCTATGTAGAATAATCGGTCCAGACACGGCAGGATGGTCCAACATTGAAAGCTAGTAAATATTCTCAACCTTCAAAATCAGTCAGGGTCAACAACTTCCCATCCAACAACTTCCCAATGTGTGTTTTGTCAATCTCTTGTCCGTCCTTTCTAATTTGCGACATGAGTACCTTCAGGAACTTAAGCGGACTTTTGGTGAACTTAGTCTTGTTAGGTGTCAGTATAAATCCGTCTGGGGCCAGGCTCAGACCCTCTGGTGCAGCGTAATATGCGATTCCAAGAAAGTTGCATATCTCATGATATTCGCCAATAGAGGAGATATAGAGCTGACCCGCAAAGAGATTCAGCTGTATCCTAACCGCGGCTGGTATGTCCAAAACAGCACAATCCGCCTGCGGTACAGTGTATAGGTCGAGTTTATCGAGGGCCGAGAAGTTGCTGTTCTGACGCGGCGCATATAAATGTATCATGACCGTCTTGGACTTCAAAATCTCAGAGTGAAGTTCGTTTGCTTCATAAGGGCTTATGACTATCATGTGCTTCACAGTCTTTCTACCCCCTTCGGAGGAAGGACGGGCGATGCCTGTGAGCACCCATTGGACGGGACGTTGGTAATCGTCCATGGTCGATGACGGTGACTTGGGTACCCGAACTGTCCGGACGAAATCCCCTGTGACAAGCAGGCCGGAGGTGGGCTCAGGCACGTCCGAGTGCTCGGCAAACTCGGACACGTTCAAGTAATTCGCCGCTGAAGTATCGTCCAGCGCCTGAAACGCGGGCATGAATGCGTTTGATCCTTCCTTTAATATTCCAGTTGCCACAAAGTAACGCAAGTCGGGGTGAATAAAGTGATCCTCTGGGGTCGCTGCAGGTGGCCTTTGGACCTGTCGTTCCTGCTCAACTTCTGGCGCCAGTTGCCGTTCCTGTTCTTCCTGTAGTTGTGTGGATTGGAAGTTTATGTCTTTGAACTCGCGGCACCTCTCTCGGATAAGACGGATGTTGTCATTGTCGTCATTATTGGATAGGGTAAACGGCGGCGTGTCTTGGTCAGAATGGGGCCTATATCGCTGTTCGATGGACTGGGATTCTGGTTCAAGAAATTCCTCTGCTAGGGTTTGAGTCATCTGAGTCTCACCATCACGACGGGCCCTGTTCCATAGATTGCTTTGGCGCTCAAAACGTTCTCCCTGGATTGCCCATAACGGTATAGTACGCTGCATATCGGCCCACGTCTCAGAGATCGCCCATCGGAGCACGTCTGATACATTGATGTCGTGCCCGCTGGGTTTTTCAACGATGGAGAGGATCTTCGTTTCGATCTCCTGAGGGACGCAGAAAACAACAGACTGCCCCTTTCCCAatttcctcatcctcatgcATGCTGTATAAGTGATCAGTAAGCAGTTTTTGCCTGACGCTAACCTTGGTGGTCTTACCTTGCACTAGTTTGTCTTTTGTTAGACCTGCTCCAAGAGTTACAGCAGCTCTATAGTGCTGAGGCAGTTTCAAATCAATACCTCTTGTATGGGCCTCATCTAGGAACACAAGGcacgcctccagctgctttGCAAAGGGCGAGATTTGCAGCGGTTCGACGAGCCCAGTGCGGTCAACAACGCAGAGCTCGTCAGCGTCACTGACATAAACAACGGCTTGTGCCCGTTCCTCGTCAGGGGCCATTTTCAACCAGGTCTTAGCCACCTCGAGGTTTGTCAACTCCAGTATCTGGGCACCCACGTCAAGAACAACTTGTGTGCGTGGATTCAGACTCACAACCAGGTCAAGCAGAATTTCCGCGTCTGATTTGGGCTCCCTTTCATTGCGCGCTGAAATAGGGACAACCGAGTTCTCCGGTCGTAGGAGGTATTCAAGCACCAGAGCATTGGTGTGATTTTGCTCAGGGAGGTCGAGTTGCGTTACCCTCAAGGGAAGCGTGACCCGAGAATCGTTTGTTCCACTGAAGCCTGCAGTTGGAAGTGAGTTGATCTCGCCGATATCCCATCCCGACGCGGATATCTTGTATGGGAATTCTTTCATCTCCTTAGGAAAAACAAGATGAGCGAGTAGATAGTCGATGGCCCCTTTAGAGAATCGCAATCTTGGGAAAACCCGCTCTACACACAGATGTCGGTCTTGGAGGTTTATACCACCTAACTGGCGGTATGCATCCGACAGGTCAGGTGCATCATCTACCCAAGCCTGGTACTCTGTGTCGGCCTGGTCAGACTTGAGTAAATGATGGAAGGCTGCGACTAGATCTTCATTACTGAGCCCAGCGTAGTAATAGCTCAAGCACGTCAATACGATAACAACATCAGGATGACTGAATTCAGACCGTGGCGCTGGGTTGTCTTTGGCACGGTACGGAACAGAAAGCTTTGTTCGCGGTTTCCTGGAGCCATCAGGACCATAATTGACCCTCCATCTTTTCTGACTGAGGCAGGAAGTTAGAACGCCACCAGCAAGGAGGCCCCTCAACAGAAGAAGGGGTTCCTTGGTACTGGTGGTCCAAAAGCTGGCCGCACTGTCACCTTCAACGGCAGCAATTTCCTCGGCTGACAGTTCGATATTGACAATGTAGGAGAGAATTGCCCTTCTCGTCGCCTCTGGCTGCCTGGATATAGGCAGCGACTCAATGCCGTTGTTGCATATGTGATTAGCAATCTGCCTTAACAGATCCACTGCCGCATTTTCGTGGAGTAGCCGTATTCGAGGGAAGCGCCCCTGTTGTTGACCATGGATCTCAATCGAGAGAGGAAACTTGGCTTTGACAGCTGGGGCAAATCTCTGTACTAGACCAAGTAGCTTTTGGATTAGGGTCCATCTCTGCGGACTGAGCTCCAAGGCGCGTTGAGAACCCATGGTATAAATCAACTCAAACTTGACGCTGAAGTTTTCATCACTTTCATCTACCACAGCACGCGAGGACTTCCGAAAGAGTTGAAGTATTCTCTGCAGACGACGGCCAACTGCGTCTCTCCCAGTGAGAAAGCACTCTTGACACATAAGCTTCAATGACAGTATGTGTTCAGGCTGAACTAGTAGGACACCACCATTCTCCATGCATTCCAAACACATACTCTCCATCTCTGATGCTTCTTTCTCACCTATGCTGAGTGAGCGTGTTACGGGCAAGCAGTATACGCGGCGTCCCAGCAGTCCACCGAGCTTGGAAACTAACATTTGAAACATCTGGCGAGATTGTGGCTTTGGGACGAGCACATAGACCAGACATGAGCCATTTGCAAGCGCAGTGACTACGATAGGAACAATGACTGATGACTTGCCCTCGCCCATGTTAAGCTGCATCACGGCGTTATGCCCGGGCTGTATGTTCCTTAACTGTCGGGCAATTTGCTCCTGGACATCCCTGATCAGGATTCCATTCTCAATCTCCAGTAACAGCGACTCTGGAAATTCGTAGGGATCCCAGTTAGAGTGCCCCGGAGTTTGGAGCTCCCGGACCAGTTCTTCTCGATGACCGACCAGGCTAACCAGCCGCTTAGCTCGCTGGAAGGCCGTGATGGAAATCCCGTAGGCTATGAAGCAGGCTTTCCAGCGCGGGGAGATCTGATTCCACTTCTTTCGCGTCAGTTGTTGAAGGAAGAGCTCTGTCGAGAACCTTGGACCCATGTCGATAGTGATTATTGTCTTCAAAGTGGCAAGATAAACCGGGTTTTCTTTAGATCCCACACCGGAAAATGTCATCCTCGCAAATATAGCTCTATGCATCTCCTTGTAATGCTCCTCACAGCGCGTGAGATAACCATTGATGACGTTTCTTAGCTCCTCTTCCGGTAAGGTAACCTGATCCGCCTGCCTGATGCCTTGGAGTGACTTGGCGCTGTCCCGGAGCTGTTCGACGTATCGGCTTTCATAGCCGGACCTTGCTTGTGAGCCCAATGCCGTAATCAGTGGTACAAGACGCGGTGCAGGCCCTATGGGTGTGGAATCAACATACAATAGGTCCATTAAACCTGGCGGCTTTGTCGGCAGAACTGGTGGCGCGCCAAGAGACTGATCGAGCACGTCTTCAATGGAGATAAACCCGCGTTTTcgcagaagaggaacggCTGGTGTAGAGAACTGTGGCGAGGGCACTGCCATGATCTGGACATGTTGACTGGAAATCACAGAAGTGACCATAGTTAAGTACTCTCGGAGTTCTCTATTGTTAAACCATTCAGAAAAGCATCTGTGTACCATGGCCATAGCTTGCTGCATGTGGTAATAATCATCGCAACTTGGAACTTCCTGGCTACTGGGAGTTACGGGTGCTGCCGTTGGCCATTGGGAACGCAAGCGCGCGATTAGGCTGTTGAGCGCTTGTGCCCtattcttcaatctctcttgTTCGATGCGTCGCCTGAACGCGCGATAagtctctttttttttgggaaCAAGTGATGACTCTGGCGTTTCATCCCGCAGGACTGACTGCATCTGGCACTTAAGTACGGTTTCATTTAGCACATACCCTTTGGTTGGCTGGAATGAGCTTCTGGGTGGCGGCCTACAGCAGTCCATGGCCCGTATAACATAGAAGGCAGCAAAAGTCTCCAGCACAGCCATTGGAATCTTATTGGAAAATGCCATCGCTGAGACCCAGATCATGACCTGATATCTGTTTAGTTGAGCAGGCCCTTGGCGAAGTACCTCATGGATGCTGCACCAATGAGCCGAGACGAAGTCGACTGGGTTCAATAACCAGGTTGCATCATACTTGAGCCTTTCCTTATCGACCACCACATCGGGGCCGTAAACCTCGTCTGACTGACAGAGAAATTTCCAAATCTCTGAGAGCCGATGCTGGTGGTCTATTAGCAGGGCTGAATGAAAGGTTCCCTCATGGATGGTTTTGCACAGACAAAACACGCGGGAGAAATCCTCTGATTGATAATTCCGACCACGTTCCGTATACTGGACATCAAAGGCTGTTGTATGATCCTCCGCTCCAAAGCCAGTGATACGGAATACCGATGATCTAATTCGATTACGTTGCAGGAGATCATGGTTGGAAAACGGTAGAATGGCCCCATATCGCTTTGAGTGCGGGTAGAACATCCTCATAGTGCTGTCCTGGTCAAGTATAGCCTGAACCTGCTCACGAAATTCATCATGGTGGGCCAAAGAGCCCAGATTCTGCCATCCAATGCTTTGCATCACGCGTTCATTGTCCGGATAGTACTGTCTCACAGTGGTCAGGCGTGCAATATTAACCAGAAGTGAAATTTCGTCTTCTGCCAGTTGGATGAAAGACCGCATCGATGCTGAACGAAGGACAGACAGAGCCTGTTCGGTACCTGTCTTCTTAGTCAATACATCTGGCAGGCAGAACGATGTGACAGCATGTAGGTAGCATAGCATGAGTTTGCTATGCAGACTCCCGTTGTCAACCAAGCGACCAAGTTGGTTATCCACCGAATATACATGAAGTTTAGAGCCGTGCTGCCACCCAATGTTCACAGCAACATGTTTTCCATCTCTTGCCCAATTTACAGCACCATCAGGAATGAGAACCTTTCGGCTGTTGTCGTTCTCATGGAGAAGGACAAGTTTACTCCGCAAGCCAATGAGAGTACCCAGTGACTGATCCGGATCAATAAACATGCCCCGATATTGACGAGATCGAATCACTGAATCCCCTGACTGGAGAGTAAAGCTCAACCTGAGGCGGGGAACATCAATTTCTAGCGAGGACGTTGAGGTATGGAACTTGTAATGCACTCTCGAAGGTTCCTCAATCGGTTGCAAAATGCTGGAAAGAAATTTAGCCGTATAACTCCAATTATTGACCAAAGAAATTGCGCCATTCACAAGACACCAGCCGTTTTGTCCAGGGCGTTTTCGTTCCAAGCGCCAGTGGGAGCTTGATGATTGCCAGGGTTCCTTCACTGGGCAGAATTCCACGTACccgccatcaacatcatacCAGTGGGCGTAATTCTGAACGAAGTCAACCGGAAGAGCGCCATCGAGAAGTCTGAACGGTACGAATTCTCGGGCCTGGTCGTCCTCATTGATTGTCCGAACGCAGAGGTCAAACCCATTCAAACCAGGAGCTGATTCTTTCCCCAGATGTATTGTTTGCCTCATATGCTTCCTCTGTCCAGAGAAACGCATCCCTGGGATTCCACTGGGCATTACATCCATAGCGGATTGCCCAAATAGAGTCCTGTATGTTCTGTGGCGCTCATACTCTGCGGGTAGTCGTGCCAATGGTTGGCCGTTGATGAGTAGTTCGCCAGTAAGCACATTGTAATGCACCTGCAGGCTCTGGTCACCAGTTACTAACCAGTGGTTACCACCCCCAGGAGCAACTGACCAAGGGAACTCTGGATGGTAGGCAGCCCATGCCTCCCTAATGGCGAGATCCATTGCTGGACACTTCTTATGGACTATGTTGTGTGCCAGGTCACGGTAGCAGCGGTAAGAGACGATCTGCCAACGATGGTATAGGATCTGCGACAAAGAACCAGCAGTCATGTCGAGAAGGCCCTTTCTGTCGTGGATCATCATACAGCATTGGATCCAAACTGAGGCGTTCAGCTCATCCTCTAGGATTTGCTGCACAACAGGACTTTCAGCATCAAAGGTGGTGACGCAGATCAGTGCGAGGTAAGTTGCCCGTGCGATCAAATCGTTCCGGTGCCTATCAGTGTCCGAATGGCCCGCTTGTTCCCTGACAAGTGTGATCAACTTAAAGCTTGCGGTACGGAGACTTGAGAGCTGTGCCCGACATAGATCTCGAACCTCGGTAGAGGCTGAAAGGGCTAGAATTCTTTGCGTGAGAATCACCAGTACGCCGAGCTCCTGTGCTGACTCCCAATTTTCTTTGATTCTAGCTGCAGTATTGTTGATCTCACCCAGCAGGGCAGTTGTAAACCTATCATCATCTAGGATGACGTGCCCTGCTCGCAGAACAGAGTCCTTGGTTGACGTTCCAGCTTGGCGGATAATCTGtaggatgaagaagcaagtctcgtccttcttgaaTACGACAGACGGCATAGCCAGCTGCCGTAGGATGTTTTGCCACTGTATTTCTACGCCGAGCGGCATCGAACAAAGTGCCTTATACTCCTCTAACGAGATATCAAGCGGGCAACTATCCTGTGACCCAATAACAGTGTTAGGTGAAGGCCCGTTTCTGCTATGTGCTGGCCGGAATAGAAACATCTGTAAGTCTGAGCTACGTCTCGGCAACTTGTAAGTGCACGAGGATGCGGTTTTGTTGGTGGCCATGAATTGAGTGACGAAACAATCGGTTCCGTGGTCGAAGTAGCGAAGGACCAACCCGTTCGCTAGGCAGACATCACTTTCAGTTACATCGATAATCTTCTTCTTATATCTGTGTGTCTTGACATGAGGCTTGACCTCTGAGAGGAGGCCAATTCTCCGGGAATAGTTGGTTGACGCGAAAAAGGCTGACAGACCACTATAATCTTTAGGTTGATGCCTAGCCCGCGGGTTACCCTTAGAAGAATAATCCAGCTGCAAAACgttgagaaggaagaatacTGTCGTGTCGCGCCATGATGCAAAAGGTTGAGGAACGTTCAACTCAAACACCGTAGTCTTTGCTTTCAGAGGATTTGTAGGTAAGGGCCATTCGTGGATACCAATTTGGATTGAATCTGCCTCTCTGGTGTACGCACAGCGTTGGCAATTAGGACTGTGGCGCGATTCTGTATGATCGAATCGTGAGTCAGGGATAACTTCATAATACGTGCATTCCCTCTGACCGGCGAGGGCGTAGAGTTCCTGGTAC is a window of Aspergillus nidulans FGSC A4 chromosome VI DNA encoding:
- a CDS encoding uncharacterized protein (transcript_id=CADANIAT00009394); this translates as MDPHRVTTHRNSTQLRMILPAFCHLAAQLAIKVGAASY
- a CDS encoding RNase H1/viroplasmin domain-containing protein (transcript_id=CADANIAT00009395) → MSPKNYYAIYKGRVDRPTIVSSWAQAHPRVKEYNGADHEGFDTLEEARNSMQKRGFSEYSEVIKGNQASKTVPRSTERFYAVAYGKSTGVFKDYKDVRKATDYFESACHQRFNTQDEAEEFIEQWRLACSEVWQREIREKLQNGWLLNDLSFNTESILKKEDEGPVLHRR
- a CDS encoding uncharacterized protein (transcript_id=CADANIAT00009396); the encoded protein is MAAMKLAILGTSWPHRREALTAIETATLGSYESIAVPARLARLRLEEDMETVAPTVTGNTYPATTNIFALPDDIIRASDSDSAAAGEMGKARYEQANRLVQILKDYTNTKRST